The following proteins are co-located in the Carassius carassius chromosome 39, fCarCar2.1, whole genome shotgun sequence genome:
- the LOC132121485 gene encoding BMP and activin membrane-bound inhibitor homolog has translation MDRHSSLVSLWFQLELCAIAVLLTKGEIRCYCDAPHCVATGYMCKSELNACFTKVLDPLNTNSPLTHGCVDLLVNSADVCSSKNVDVSSGSPSPVECCHDDMCNYRGLHDLMHPRGDSTDRYYSSNQNLITRVQELASAKEVWFRAAVIAVPIAGGLILVLLIMLALRMLRSENKRLQAQRQQMLSRLHYSFHGHHHAKKSHMAKLDLECMVPVTGHENCCLGCDKLRQTELCKGGGSGGEHLLSLVHWGMYTGHGKLEFV, from the exons ATGGATCGCCATTCCAGCCTTGTTTCTCTCTGGTTTCAGCTGGAACTTTGTGCCATTGCTGTTCTTCTCACTAAAG GAGAGATCAGGTGCTACTGTGACGCACCACACTGCGTTGCCACTGGATACATGTGTAAATCAGAGCTCAACGCTTGCTTTACGAAGGTCCTGGACCCACTTAACACAAACTCGCCTCTTACACATGGGTGTGTAGACTTGCTAGTAAACTCAGCGGACGTGTGCTCCAGCAAAAATGTGGATGTTTCCAGCGGAAGCCCCTCTCCTGTAGAGTGTTGCCATGATGATATGTGTAACTACAGAGGTTTGCATGACCTCATGCACCCTCGAGGTGATTCGACAG acAGATACTACAGCTCCAACCAGAACCTGATCACAAGGGTGCAAGAGTTAGCATCCGCTAAGGAGGTGTGGTTCCGGGCGGCAGTGATAGCGGTTCCCATCGCGGGTGGGCTTATCCTGGTTCTGCTGATTATGCTGGCGTTGCGAATGCTTCGTAGTGAAAACAAGCGTCTCCAGGCCCAGCGCCAACAGATGCTGTCTCGCCTGCATTACAGTTTTCATGGACACCACCATGCCAAGAAAAGCCATATGGCCAAGTTGGACTTAGAGTGCATGGTGCCGGTAACGGGACATGAGAACTGCTGTCTGGGCTGCGATAAGCTGCGGCAGACGGAGCTGTGCAAGGGAGGAGGAAGCGGAGGAGAACACCTCCTATCTCTTGTGCACTGGGGGATGTACACAGGACATGGCAAGCTGGAGTTCGTATGA